In Streptomyces longhuiensis, the following proteins share a genomic window:
- the murQ gene encoding N-acetylmuramic acid 6-phosphate etherase produces the protein MTSTTDAADNYSELRAQLATLTTEAFRPELSEIDQLSTLEIAQIMNGEDASVPTAVAEQLPQIASAIDGTAERMARGGRLVYAGAGTAGRLGVLDASECPPTFNTDPSEVVGLIAGGPSAMVKAVEGAEDSKELAAEDLDALGLTADDVVVGISASGRTPYAIGAVEHARGRGALTIGLSCNADSALAAAADHGIEVVVGPELLTGSTRLKAGTAQKLVLNMLSTITMIRLGKTYGNLMVDVRASNEKLRARSRRIVALATGADDADIEAALAATDGEVKNAILVILGSVDGPTAARLLTDSKGHLRAALQASATTA, from the coding sequence ATGACCTCCACGACCGACGCCGCCGACAACTACAGCGAGCTGCGCGCCCAGCTCGCCACGCTCACCACCGAGGCGTTCCGCCCGGAGCTCTCCGAGATCGACCAGCTGTCGACGCTGGAGATCGCGCAGATCATGAACGGCGAGGACGCGAGCGTCCCCACCGCCGTCGCCGAGCAGCTCCCGCAGATCGCCTCCGCGATCGACGGCACGGCCGAGCGGATGGCCCGCGGCGGCCGCCTCGTCTACGCGGGCGCGGGCACGGCCGGCCGGCTCGGCGTCCTGGACGCGTCCGAGTGCCCGCCCACGTTCAACACCGACCCGAGCGAGGTCGTCGGTCTGATCGCGGGCGGCCCGAGCGCCATGGTCAAGGCGGTCGAGGGCGCCGAGGACTCCAAGGAGCTCGCGGCCGAGGACCTGGACGCGCTGGGTCTGACGGCGGACGACGTCGTGGTCGGCATCTCGGCCTCGGGCCGCACCCCGTACGCGATCGGCGCCGTCGAGCACGCGCGCGGCCGGGGAGCCCTCACGATCGGGCTGTCCTGCAACGCGGACAGCGCGCTCGCGGCGGCCGCGGACCACGGCATCGAGGTCGTCGTCGGCCCCGAGCTCCTCACCGGTTCGACCCGGCTGAAGGCGGGCACGGCCCAGAAGCTCGTCCTCAACATGCTGTCGACGATCACCATGATCCGGCTCGGCAAGACGTACGGGAACCTGATGGTGGACGTACGCGCCTCGAACGAGAAGCTGCGCGCCCGCTCCCGCCGGATCGTCGCCCTGGCCACCGGCGCGGACGACGCCGACATCGAGGCCGCGCTCGCCGCGACGGACGGGGAGGTGAAGAACGCCATCCTCGTGATCCTCGGATCGGTCGACGGTCCGACAGCCGCCCGCCTCCTGACCGACAGCAAGGGCCATCTGCGCGCCGCGCTCCAGGCCTCGGCCACGACCGCGTAG
- a CDS encoding PTS transporter subunit EIIC gives MADSKNRATAAAILPLVGGASNITSVAHCMTRLRLGLADRALVDEDALKALPDVMGVVDDETYQIVLGPGKVARVTPEFETLVEEGRAAAPAAPATAPAASGPHTVTADELAAQGAELRASRKAKNATPFKLFLRRIANIFVPLIPALIGCGIIAGINGLLINLHWLPGVTPALAAIASGFMALIAVFVGFNTAKEFGGTPILGGAVAAIIVYAGVANIEAFGQKLSPGQGGVLGALGAAVLATYIEKWCRKWVPEAVDVLVTPTLTVLVSGLVTIFGLMFVAGEISTGIGTAANWLLDNTGAFAGLVLGGLFLPLVMLGLHQALIPIHTTLIEQQGYTVLLPVLAMAGAGQVGCAIAVFKRLKHNKSIRTTIKSALPAGFLGVGEPLIYGVSLPLGRPFVTACVGGAAGGAFVGFFSMIGDKVGSTAIGPSGWALFPLLDGNKGLGTTVAIYGAGLLVGYIVGFVATYFFGFSKQMLVDLNVDTQAAAGESPAPAGTTEPREPAKV, from the coding sequence ATGGCTGACTCAAAGAACCGCGCCACGGCCGCCGCGATCCTTCCTCTCGTCGGCGGCGCATCGAACATCACGTCCGTAGCCCACTGCATGACCCGGCTCCGTCTCGGCCTGGCCGACCGCGCGCTCGTCGACGAGGACGCGCTGAAGGCCCTGCCCGACGTCATGGGCGTGGTCGACGACGAGACGTACCAGATCGTCCTCGGACCGGGAAAGGTCGCTCGGGTCACCCCGGAGTTCGAGACCCTGGTCGAGGAGGGCAGGGCCGCCGCACCCGCCGCCCCCGCCACCGCCCCCGCGGCCTCCGGGCCGCACACGGTCACGGCGGACGAACTCGCCGCCCAGGGCGCCGAGTTGAGGGCGTCCCGCAAGGCGAAGAACGCGACGCCGTTCAAGCTGTTCCTGCGCCGGATCGCGAACATCTTCGTGCCGCTGATCCCGGCCCTGATCGGCTGCGGCATCATCGCCGGCATCAACGGCCTGCTGATCAACCTGCACTGGCTGCCGGGCGTCACCCCCGCCCTGGCCGCCATCGCCTCCGGCTTCATGGCGCTGATCGCGGTCTTCGTCGGCTTCAACACGGCGAAGGAGTTCGGCGGTACGCCGATCCTGGGCGGCGCGGTCGCGGCGATCATCGTGTACGCGGGCGTCGCGAACATCGAGGCGTTCGGCCAGAAGCTGTCGCCCGGCCAGGGCGGCGTGCTGGGCGCGCTGGGCGCCGCGGTCCTCGCGACGTACATCGAGAAGTGGTGCAGGAAGTGGGTCCCGGAGGCGGTGGACGTGCTGGTCACGCCCACCCTCACGGTCCTGGTCTCCGGCCTGGTCACGATCTTCGGCCTGATGTTCGTGGCGGGTGAGATCTCCACGGGCATCGGCACCGCGGCGAACTGGCTCCTCGACAACACGGGCGCCTTCGCGGGCCTGGTCCTCGGCGGCCTGTTCCTCCCCCTGGTCATGCTGGGCCTGCACCAGGCCCTCATCCCCATCCACACCACGCTCATCGAGCAGCAGGGCTACACCGTCCTGCTGCCCGTCCTGGCGATGGCGGGCGCGGGCCAGGTCGGCTGTGCGATCGCGGTGTTCAAGCGCCTCAAGCACAACAAGTCGATCCGTACGACGATCAAGTCCGCCCTCCCCGCAGGCTTCCTGGGCGTCGGCGAACCCCTGATCTACGGCGTCTCGCTCCCGCTCGGCCGCCCCTTCGTCACGGCGTGCGTGGGCGGCGCGGCGGGCGGCGCGTTCGTCGGCTTCTTCTCGATGATCGGCGACAAGGTCGGCTCCACGGCGATCGGCCCCTCGGGCTGGGCCCTGTTCCCCCTCCTCGACGGCAACAAGGGCCTCGGCACGACGGTCGCGATCTACGGCGCCGGCCTGCTGGTCGGCTACATCGTGGGCTTCGTGGCGACGTACTTCTTCGGGTTCAGCAAGCAGATGCTGGTGGACCTGAACGTGGACACCCAGGCCGCCGCGGGCGAGTCCCCGGCCCCCGCGGGCACGACGGAACCGAGGGAACCCGCGAAGGTCTGA
- a CDS encoding YceI family protein, producing the protein MTVAVETGQWQLDADASTIALKHRTMWGLVTVKGAFGVVGGGGEVRPDGTVTGAVTLDVASLDTKNAKRDTHLRSADFFDVEKHPEITFEVRGVETGADAAARVDGRLTVRGVSRPVSVPVRLTREGADAVTLAAEFTVDRTEFDMGWNQLGMLRGLTAVAGSLRFTRVPGGVQES; encoded by the coding sequence ATGACCGTCGCCGTGGAAACGGGGCAGTGGCAGCTCGACGCCGACGCCTCCACCATCGCGCTCAAGCACCGCACCATGTGGGGGCTCGTCACCGTCAAGGGCGCCTTCGGTGTCGTCGGCGGGGGCGGTGAGGTCCGGCCGGACGGGACCGTCACCGGGGCCGTGACCCTGGACGTCGCCTCGCTCGACACCAAGAACGCCAAGCGCGACACCCATCTGCGCTCGGCGGACTTCTTCGACGTCGAGAAGCACCCCGAGATCACCTTCGAGGTGCGGGGTGTCGAGACCGGCGCGGACGCCGCGGCGCGGGTGGACGGTCGGCTGACCGTGCGCGGTGTCAGCAGGCCGGTGTCCGTGCCGGTGCGGCTGACCCGGGAGGGCGCGGACGCGGTCACACTGGCGGCCGAATTCACCGTGGACCGGACGGAGTTCGACATGGGGTGGAACCAGCTGGGGATGCTGCGCGGGCTGACCGCCGTCGCCGGGTCGCTCCGCTTCACGCGAGTGCCGGGCGGCGTCCAGGAGAGCTGA
- a CDS encoding MarR family winged helix-turn-helix transcriptional regulator: MSDDAAEPDESPSGCPSAGAGLLPPELRAWMLLLAATGGVEQRLRTVVKEQLGVSHDEFLILCLLAEEKGESTEGGVRMTRIADLLGRPKTRLTYQVALLQRAGLVTRASACGDRRGVEVALTDKARTLLRQASAALAATVTDAIAQFVGAAQQEALHSLFPAPEEARN, encoded by the coding sequence ATGAGCGACGACGCGGCAGAACCCGACGAGAGCCCGTCCGGCTGTCCGAGCGCGGGCGCCGGCCTGCTGCCGCCCGAACTGCGCGCGTGGATGCTGCTGCTCGCGGCCACCGGAGGCGTGGAACAGCGGCTGCGCACCGTCGTCAAGGAGCAACTCGGCGTCTCCCACGACGAGTTCCTCATCCTGTGCCTGCTCGCGGAGGAGAAGGGCGAGTCCACGGAAGGCGGCGTCCGCATGACCCGCATAGCCGACCTGCTCGGCCGCCCCAAGACCCGCCTCACCTACCAGGTGGCCCTGCTCCAGCGCGCCGGACTCGTCACCCGCGCCTCGGCCTGCGGCGACAGGCGCGGCGTCGAGGTCGCCCTCACCGACAAGGCCCGCACCCTCCTGCGACAGGCCTCGGCCGCCCTGGCCGCCACGGTCACCGACGCCATCGCCCAGTTCGTCGGCGCCGCCCAGCAGGAAGCGCTGCACAGCCTCTTCCCCGCGCCCGAAGAGGCGCGTAACTGA
- a CDS encoding helix-turn-helix domain-containing protein, whose translation MHVTGPKDLDPASRRVMVGEELRHARERAGLTQQALGELLFVSGSYVGQMEAGTRRILPDMAERLDEALGTAGFFVRHGVKANESKHPEHFAEAAEAEAVAIEIRQYESLLIPGLLQTPAYARAVFLAYQPTAPEEAIDKLVAARMERTHLLDNPTKPLLWEVLDEAVLRREVGGPAVMAEALRHVATLASRRRVIIQVVPFSAGAHASLDGPLKVMYFKDAPPLSFVDASGTGQLMDDPATVARHQLSYDLLRANALTPRQSLALIASVAEDYAHEDHAPGS comes from the coding sequence ATGCACGTGACCGGACCGAAGGACCTCGACCCCGCCTCCCGCCGCGTCATGGTCGGCGAGGAACTCCGCCACGCGAGAGAGCGGGCCGGCCTCACTCAACAGGCTCTGGGCGAGCTGCTGTTCGTGAGCGGTTCGTACGTCGGCCAGATGGAGGCGGGTACGCGCAGGATCCTGCCGGACATGGCGGAACGGCTGGACGAGGCGCTGGGGACAGCGGGGTTCTTCGTCCGGCACGGGGTGAAGGCGAACGAGTCGAAGCACCCCGAGCACTTCGCGGAGGCAGCCGAGGCGGAGGCCGTCGCGATCGAGATCAGACAGTACGAGTCGCTGCTGATCCCTGGCCTGCTGCAAACACCGGCTTACGCCCGCGCGGTCTTCCTGGCCTACCAGCCCACGGCTCCGGAAGAGGCGATCGACAAACTGGTGGCTGCCCGGATGGAACGGACCCACCTCCTCGACAATCCAACAAAGCCGTTGTTGTGGGAAGTCCTTGACGAGGCGGTTCTGCGGCGAGAGGTCGGCGGACCGGCGGTGATGGCTGAGGCTCTGCGACACGTCGCGACACTGGCGAGCAGGCGGCGGGTAATCATCCAAGTGGTGCCGTTCTCAGCGGGGGCACATGCATCCCTGGACGGGCCACTCAAGGTCATGTACTTCAAAGACGCGCCCCCGCTGTCTTTCGTCGACGCCTCCGGAACAGGCCAGTTGATGGACGATCCCGCCACGGTGGCTCGCCATCAACTGTCCTACGATCTACTCAGGGCCAATGCCCTCACGCCGAGGCAATCTCTAGCCCTGATCGCATCAGTGGCGGAGGATTATGCGCATGAAGATCACGCCCCAGGATCCTGA
- a CDS encoding DUF397 domain-containing protein: MKITPQDPDLTTATWHKSSYSGGSGGECLEVTHDHPGLAPVRDSKNPDGPKLVLRAEAWSAFITDLKGDR; the protein is encoded by the coding sequence ATGAAGATCACGCCCCAGGATCCTGACCTGACCACGGCCACCTGGCACAAGTCCAGCTACAGCGGCGGCAGCGGCGGAGAGTGCCTCGAAGTCACCCACGACCACCCCGGCCTCGCCCCCGTCCGCGACTCCAAGAACCCCGACGGCCCGAAGCTCGTGCTCCGGGCGGAGGCCTGGTCCGCGTTCATCACGGATCTCAAGGGAGATCGCTAG